A DNA window from Amphiprion ocellaris isolate individual 3 ecotype Okinawa chromosome 8, ASM2253959v1, whole genome shotgun sequence contains the following coding sequences:
- the LOC111569129 gene encoding phospholipase A and acyltransferase 4-like yields the protein MDYDQQVEHIVTNGKFGDLIEFDYPIGFSHWGVYDEDGYVVHFAVPDEGPVMSTIRNYLQAVVQICGDLLLGETRIRRMRLAEINVPKGAHVLIRNNGHALTPSAPEDMRQRLDALLDQHFQYQLFTLNCEHFATFIRYGKSVCNQIPTRPKNVECEGATAVFQGIVDSKQTAEDDAE from the exons GTCGAGCACATCGTGACCAACGGCAAGTTTGGAGACCTGATAGAGTTCGACTACCCCATCGGATTCTCACACTGGGGAGTGTACGATGAGGACGGATATGTGGTTCATTTTGCAGTTCCAG ACGAGGGACCAGTAATGAGCACGATACGTAACTACCTGCAAGCCGTTGTCCAGATTTGTGGAGACCTTCTTCTGGGGGAAACCAGGATCCGTAGAATGCGTCTGGCTGAGATTAACGTCCCTAAAGGAGCCCATGTGTTGATCAGAAACAACGGCCACGCTTTGACTCCGTCAGCACCGGAGGACATGAGGCAGCGTCTGGATGCTCTCCTGGATCAACACTTCCAGTATCAGCTTTTCACGCTCAACTGTGAACACTTTGCCACTTTCATACGCTACGGAAAATCTGTCTGCAACCAG ATCCCTACAAGACCTAAGAATGTGGAGTGTGAGGGAGCGACTGCAGTGTTTCAAGGCATCGTCGACTCCAAACAAACAGCTGAGGACGACGCTGAATGA